The genome window aaagaaagagcaCTTAAAAGACtatgcaaagaagaaaagttctaCCAGAAAGAACTAGAAGATCAGAAAGAACACGTAAAAAAGTTAGAAGCTGATCCATCCGTTGATTCATATGActtaaaaaaacaaattgagGTACAACAAGACACTGAGAGGCTACTTCCAGAACTCTATAAAAAGATCAGAGAATTCAGGGATGATCTTGAGAAGTTCTTAGAGTCTTACGAGGGAACAGAAGATTTGGAACCAGCCAAAGCTGCTATAGCGGAAGCAGATATTTTGCTAAGTAAATGATTAAATAATTAAATATGTGGAAATACATTAAtctttttatatttttgcAGTTCGTTGTCGCTATAATTTATAGTCATCTCGTTAGTTCAAACAAGACTTCTTGAAGTGAAAACCAACTTTCAGTCTTCAAActaaaaatgaaaatcagTGGAAGAAGGTAAACGACTTCATGTTATATATGAATTGAATAGTAATGGAAATAACCAAAAACAGCTCaacagaaaacaaacaaaatacGTTAAGACCTGAACTCCTAGCAGAACCATAACTGCCAAATATTTATTATCTGTGGAGATCTTATATtctaaaaccaaaaaaaatataacttaaaagttaaaaagaagatgttcTAACTGAGGTTCGAACTCAGGACCTTTGCCGTGTGAAGGCAACGTGATAGCCACTACACTATTAGAACTACCTTAtgggaaaaagaaaaatagagTACAACTAGAATGGTAAGATCTGTGACCTTTTCTAAACACTTAATTCCATATAGACAGTTCCCACCCACCATAAGGTCACAATTATAATGTCTTTAGAAGACCACTGTCGTTCATCATCTTCCTAAGCCCTCTCTCTAAAGCGGCATATTTCCGtaatttgttcttctttgcaCAGGCACGTGAGATGACTCCGATTATTCCCACATGCATATTTAGCCTCTCTAGGGGCTCGAGCATTATTTAGAATTTATACTTTTCGATCTATACACATGAACAGGACAACCATCAGGGAAATTATACGCGAAAACCAACAACCGACCGGTTGTTCTAGCGACCTAGCATGATTACAACAAATGGCAGCCTTTCGTTTCTGCAGTTGTCTTGGACAACTTTTCAATCGGTCTTTGTTGTATTCGTTATCTGCCTATGTGGATTCCTTTGCTCCTGTAGTGGTCTTTTACCCAAGGATGGCCAGAAAATTATATCAATGTTAAACGTGAACTTACTAACCCCATGCTTAATTTTCAGCAAGCTTGCAAGGTCTTTATCATTAGCAAAATTGATCCAATTATTTATCATTCCAGTGTTCTATTCAGTATTGATTGGGGTTTCGTACTTAAGTGGGTGTTTGGTATCCAGCCTATTTGGCTTAGACTTAGATGAGACTCATTTTGTCATTGGTACTGCAGTATTTCCTAATAGCAACTCTCTACCAGTCTCACTAATGATGTCATTGGCATATTCCTTACCTCAACTGAAGTGGCCGGAGATTCCTGATGATAACGGCGATAATATCGCGTCAAGAGGCATTCTCTATTTACTCATGTTCCAACAGATAGATCAGACTCTCAGATGGTCGTGGGGTGTGCACAAACTGTTAAGGTGGTCTGGAGAAGCAGAGGAGAGTATAACAATTACAGAGCAGAGCTCTTTTAGTACGACAATTTTGGATTCTGATACTACTCGCACAAAATTTGCTAAATTCTCAAGCCACCTAAGGTACCATTGGGATAA of Kluyveromyces marxianus DMKU3-1042 DNA, complete genome, chromosome 3 contains these proteins:
- the RBL2 gene encoding Rbl2p gives rise to the protein MAPTQLEIKERALKRLCKEEKFYQKELEDQKEHVKKLEADPSVDSYDLKKQIEVQQDTERLLPELYKKIREFRDDLEKFLESYEGTEDLEPAKAAIAEADILLSK